Below is a genomic region from Paraburkholderia sp. BL23I1N1.
CTGGAGAACGTCAAGCATGCCGAGGAATTCCGGCAAAAACTTCTTACTGCCTGCATAAGGGCCAATCATTTGCGAGAAGCCGGTGCAGCCTTGCCGGAGCCAACGGTCAACATCAATGTGATCGGCGCCGGCGCAACCGGCGTGGAACTTTCCGCGGCGCTGCGCAATGCAATCAATCTGCTTTCCACCTACCGGCTGAATTCGCTAGAACCTGAGCGAGACGTTCGCGTGCGCCTGATCGAAGGTGGACCACGCATTCTGCCAGCCCTCGATCAGCGCGTGTCCGCGCAAACGCATGCGCGCCTCGCGGGCCTTCACGTTGACGTGCTCACTGCAACCCCGGTCTCCGAGGTCCGGGCCGATTCGATCGTAACGGTTACGGGCACGGAGCTGGCGAGCGACATTACCGTCTGGGCCGCCGGCGTTGCTGGCCCACCTCTGCTCAAGGCACTGGACGGCGTTGAGTTGAACCGCCAGGGCCAGGTGCTGGTCGATAAAACGCTGCAGACGCTGAGCGATCCACGCATTTTTGCGTTTGGCGATTGTGCCGCCTGTCCCTCATCGATCGTTGGCGTGTTCCTGCCTCCCAGGGCTCAGGTCGCGCATCAACAAGCGGTTTACCTCAGCCAGTCTTTTCTTCGCCGTCTGACCGGCAAGCGCGTCGACCGGTTCACCTTCCGCGATGCGGGAACAGTCGTTTCGCTGGGTCGCGCTGGCGCTCTCTATCAAGGCGATTTTGGTCTTGGATTGCGCTCGCTCATCGTGGGTGGCCGCGCCGCCAGTGGTCTATACGCTTTCGTGTACCGCAGACATCTGTTCGCGCTCGCCGGTCTGACACGCATGGCAATCGAAACCGTGAGCCAGTGGTTACGCGCCCGCATCCGGCCGTCGATCAAACTGCACTGACGCTGTCCTGATTCGATAAAGCCGGGCTTCCAGGTGCTCCAGTCAGGACGTCCTGTCCGTTCTTAAAGGAAGTCCAGCCTGTTTTTCCCGGCTGACCGCGGTAGTAGTCTGTCAATCAGACAGAGCGATCTTCACAGGTTTATCGCAACGCCCTCTTTTTTGAAAATTGCCGACGAGTCGAACATGACAGCACTTAGCAGAACAGATCTTGAAACCCTGGCGAACAAACTGGAGCGTCAGCATTGGGCTGCGACGCTGGAGAACGACTCAACGGCGTTGACGCCTCTCCTTTCTGATGAATTCGTGTTCGTGCACTCAAGCGGAGTCGTCGACAACAAGGCCAGCTACCTCAACAAGTTTGGCAAGGGCGTGTTTGCCTATCACAGTGTGCAAAGACGGATAGAACGTGTCACCTCATCGGGCGACGATGCTTTCACGACATATGGCTACGGTGATATCGACGCGACTGTCGCAGGCGTGCGCAAGCAGATTCGTTGCGTCCTCTCCACCGCCTGGCGCCGCGAAGGTGGTGTCTGGCGATTGCTCGCGCATCACACAATCCTTTCTCCGGAAACCTGGTAATCCACCGCTCGTCACATAGCCACGGAGTTTCACAATGAACAATCTTTTCCGCCTTGACGGTCAGCGGATCCTGATTACAGGTGCAGCAGGAGGTATCGGTTCGGCCGTTGCAAGAGCATGTGCCACGCTAGGCGCGCAGCCCATCCTCGTGGATCGGCAACCGATGGACGCACTCGTCCGGGAGTTGTCCGACGCGGGCGTATCCACCAGCAGTTATGTTTGCGACGTTAGCGACCG
It encodes:
- a CDS encoding nuclear transport factor 2 family protein; translated protein: MTALSRTDLETLANKLERQHWAATLENDSTALTPLLSDEFVFVHSSGVVDNKASYLNKFGKGVFAYHSVQRRIERVTSSGDDAFTTYGYGDIDATVAGVRKQIRCVLSTAWRREGGVWRLLAHHTILSPETW
- a CDS encoding NAD(P)/FAD-dependent oxidoreductase, translating into MSTTTPPTHPQRAGLHRILIVGGGAGGLELATRLANTVGRRGLSEVTLVDRYPTHFWKPLLHEAASGHRDPASHHIEYAALARRHGFHFVQGELEALDRSECLATVGPILDLNGNDVLPRRLLRYDSLVLAVGSVTNFFNVPGAERYALPLENVKHAEEFRQKLLTACIRANHLREAGAALPEPTVNINVIGAGATGVELSAALRNAINLLSTYRLNSLEPERDVRVRLIEGGPRILPALDQRVSAQTHARLAGLHVDVLTATPVSEVRADSIVTVTGTELASDITVWAAGVAGPPLLKALDGVELNRQGQVLVDKTLQTLSDPRIFAFGDCAACPSSIVGVFLPPRAQVAHQQAVYLSQSFLRRLTGKRVDRFTFRDAGTVVSLGRAGALYQGDFGLGLRSLIVGGRAASGLYAFVYRRHLFALAGLTRMAIETVSQWLRARIRPSIKLH